One Erythrobacter sp. SDW2 genomic region harbors:
- a CDS encoding glycoside hydrolase family 68 protein produces the protein MASMPIATASTFEPSEISHWRPQRFDTLPPLRLVTAADAQPITPDLDLWDSWPLQHEDGSTVTVEGAQYWFFLSSQKFDDPGQRHFHARIRLMRLKHSVWTDLGNAMPDGFSPGEAEWAGSCVLHDDGQSVTLFFTAAGRRGEGCSFEQRIFGTRGVLGPDGPGHWQTPEELFAADGTVFMPANQPGGAPGAIKAFRDPAWFRDPARGQAYLLFTGSAGWDDDPHNGLVGYAMLVDGRWELGQPLIHAVGVNNEMERPHILVRDGRYYLFWSTQRHTFSPSANAGPNGLYGAVANSFTGPWFPVNGNGLIATNPPEEPTQAYSWWTTGEGVVWSFIDHWGMQGRTFATHPETLRTQFGGTPAPRFRLVIDGDEVRIA, from the coding sequence ATGGCGAGTATGCCAATTGCCACCGCTTCCACGTTTGAACCATCCGAGATCAGTCATTGGCGGCCGCAGCGGTTTGACACGCTCCCGCCCCTACGCCTTGTCACGGCAGCGGACGCACAGCCGATCACGCCCGATCTCGACCTGTGGGACAGTTGGCCCTTGCAGCACGAGGACGGCTCGACCGTTACGGTAGAGGGCGCGCAATATTGGTTCTTCCTCTCGTCGCAAAAGTTCGACGATCCCGGCCAGCGCCACTTCCACGCCCGGATCCGCCTGATGCGGCTCAAACACAGCGTATGGACCGACCTGGGCAATGCCATGCCCGACGGCTTCTCGCCCGGCGAAGCGGAATGGGCAGGGTCCTGCGTTTTGCATGACGACGGGCAGTCGGTCACCCTGTTCTTCACCGCCGCTGGGCGGCGCGGCGAAGGTTGCAGCTTCGAACAACGGATTTTCGGGACCCGCGGCGTGCTGGGCCCCGATGGACCTGGCCACTGGCAGACGCCCGAGGAACTGTTCGCCGCCGATGGCACGGTCTTCATGCCCGCCAACCAGCCGGGTGGTGCTCCGGGTGCGATCAAGGCCTTCCGCGACCCCGCCTGGTTCCGCGACCCGGCCCGCGGGCAGGCCTACCTGTTGTTTACAGGCAGCGCAGGATGGGACGACGATCCGCACAACGGCCTCGTCGGCTATGCCATGCTGGTCGACGGACGCTGGGAACTGGGCCAGCCGCTGATCCACGCGGTGGGCGTCAACAACGAGATGGAGCGGCCGCATATCCTGGTTCGCGACGGGCGCTACTACCTGTTCTGGTCGACCCAGCGCCACACCTTCTCGCCATCCGCCAATGCCGGGCCCAACGGGCTCTACGGCGCGGTGGCAAACAGCTTCACCGGGCCGTGGTTTCCGGTGAACGGCAATGGCTTGATCGCGACCAACCCGCCGGAGGAGCCGACCCAGGCCTATAGCTGGTGGACCACCGGCGAAGGCGTGGTGTGGAGCTTTATCGACCATTGGGGAATGCAGGGCCGGACATTCGCCACCCATCCCGAAACGCTGCGCACGCAGTTCGGCGGGACACCTGCCCCCCGCTTTCGACTTGTCATTGACGGCGATGAAGTGCGGATCGCCTAG